One Gloeothece verrucosa PCC 7822 DNA window includes the following coding sequences:
- a CDS encoding beta-class carbonic anhydrase — protein MTFLHEQIDQKLEQEKNWALRRQLGIPNNKRLWVLACMDERLPIEKVLGLSEGDAHIFRNAGGLVTDDAIRSAMLTTQFFGTREIIVVTHTECGMMTASGDLLAQILKDRGIKVDEVEIDPALPELKLPKGIFSTWIKTFTDVDAITIKQVELLRNSPLIPDDVVIHGYVWEVETQRLRRPYERLSDKVNTALEMGTKSPSDLLSEVH, from the coding sequence ATGACTTTTTTACACGAACAAATTGACCAAAAACTTGAACAAGAAAAAAATTGGGCATTAAGACGACAACTCGGCATCCCAAACAATAAACGCTTATGGGTTTTAGCTTGTATGGATGAACGGCTACCTATAGAAAAAGTGCTTGGGCTTAGTGAAGGAGATGCTCATATTTTTCGCAATGCTGGCGGCTTAGTAACAGATGATGCTATTCGCTCGGCTATGTTAACGACTCAGTTCTTTGGAACCCGAGAAATTATTGTTGTTACTCATACTGAATGCGGAATGATGACGGCTTCAGGGGATTTATTAGCCCAGATTTTAAAAGACCGAGGCATTAAAGTTGATGAGGTAGAAATCGACCCGGCTTTACCTGAATTAAAACTTCCTAAAGGAATTTTCTCAACTTGGATTAAAACTTTTACTGATGTGGATGCTATCACGATTAAGCAAGTGGAATTATTGCGAAATTCTCCACTAATTCCTGATGATGTTGTCATTCATGGTTATGTCTGGGAAGTTGAAACGCAGCGTTTACGCCGTCCTTATGAACGTCTAAGCGACAAGGTTAATACCGCTCTTGAGATGGGAACAAAAAGCCCATCTGATCTATTGAGTGAAGTTCATTAA